One segment of Poecile atricapillus isolate bPoeAtr1 chromosome 5, bPoeAtr1.hap1, whole genome shotgun sequence DNA contains the following:
- the LOC131579469 gene encoding UDP-glucuronosyltransferase 1A1-like, translating to MAPGLRASPPAVVLLLSLLGLAAAGKLLVVPMDGSHWLSMREVLDILTQRGHEVVVVAPEVSLHIKPSKTFVMKMYSVPYTKEEMEKDFKAFFQVSFEEGSFFERFFKVFEGMKRITKLEVSSCEHLLQNKELIRYLEESKFDAVLTDPFLPCGAILAEHLSLPSMYFLRGVPCGLDFEATQCPRPPSYVPRILTHLTDHMTFLQRVKNLLFDIPNIFLCDFVFQSYSKLASEFLQREVTVLDLLRKGSVWLLRLDFVLDYPRPLMPSIIPIGGVNCAHKELPQVGLVLIHALMDFCVKEGGILCYDKNQIPIFC from the coding sequence ATGGCCCCGGGGCTCAGGGCTTCTCCACCAGCTGTggtcctgctcctgtccctgctgggtctggctgctgctgggaagctCCTGGTGGTGCCGATGGATGGGAGCCACTGGCTCAGCATGCGGGAAGTGCTGGACATCCTGACGCAGAGGGGACACGAGGTGGTCGTGGTGGCGCCTGAAGTCTCCTTGCACATCAAACCATCAAAGACCTTTGTGATGAAAATGTACTCGGTTCCCTACACaaaggaggagatggagaaagATTTCAAGGCATTCTTTCAGGTTTCATTTGAAGAGGGATctttttttgaaagattttttaaagtatttgaaGGTATGAAAAGAATCACTAAATTGGAGGTCTCCAGCTGTGAACATCTCCTGCAAAACAAAGAGCTCATCAGGTACCTTGAGGAGAGCAAGTTTGATGCTGTCCTTACAGACCCATTTCTACCCTGTGGGGCAATTCTGGCTGAGcatctttcccttccttccatGTATTTCTTACGAGGAGTCCCATGTGGGTTAGATTTTGAAGCCACTCAGTGTCCCAGGCCCCCTTCCTATGTGCCCAGGATACTTACACACCTTACAGACCACATGACTTTTCTCCAGCGGGTGAAGAACCTGCTCTTTGacatcccaaatattttcctctgtgaTTTTGTCTTTCAATCCTACTCAAAACTGGCATCCGAGTTCCTGCAGCGGGAGGTGACTGTGCTGGATCTTTTACGCAAGGGCTCTGTTTGGCTCCTGAGGTTAGATTTTGTACTCGATTACCCAAGGCCTTTGATGCCCAGTATCATTCCAATTGGAGGAGTAAACTGTGCTCACAAGGAGCTACCGCAGGTGGGTCTGGTTTTAATCCATGCCCTGATGGATTTCTGTGTTAAGGAGGGGGGAATTCTGTGTTATGATAAAAATCAAATTCCTATTTTCTGCTGA
- the LOC131579566 gene encoding UDP-glucuronosyltransferase 1A1-like, with amino-acid sequence MGLELRASPPVVILLLSLLGLAAAGKLLVVPVDGSHWLSMREVLDILTQRGHEVVVVAPEVSLHIKPSKTFVMKMYSVPYTKEEMEKDFKALFHITFEEGSFFERFFKVFEGMKRITKLEVSSCEQLLQNKELIRYLEESKFDAVLTDPILPCGAILAEHLSLPSMYFLRGVPCGLDFEATQCPNPPSYVPRVFTDNTDRMTFLQRVKNLLFDIPNIFLCDFVFQSYSKLASEFLQREVTVLDLLRKGSVWLLRLDFVLDYPRPLMPNIIPIGGVNCAHKELHQVGATVFSSGSD; translated from the coding sequence ATGGGCCTGGAGCTCAGGGCTTCTCCACCAGTTGTGattctgctcctgtccctgctgggtctggctgctgctgggaagctCCTGGTGGTGCCGGTGGATGGGAGCCACTGGCTCAGCATGCGGGAAGTGCTGGACATCCTGACGCAGAGGGGACACGAGGTGGTCGTGGTGGCACCTGAAGTCTCCTTGCACATCAAACCATCAAAGACCTTTGTGATGAAAATGTACTCGGTGCCCTACACaaaggaggagatggagaaagATTTCAAGGCATTGTTTCATATTACATTTGAAGAAGGATctttttttgaaagattttttaaagtatttgaaGGTATGAAAAGAATCACTAAATTGGAGGTCTCCAGCTGTGAACAACTCCTGCAAAACAAAGAGCTCATCAGGTACCTTGAGGAGAGCAAGTTTGATGCTGTCCTTACAGACCCTATCCTACCTTGTGGGGCAATTCTGGCTGAGcatctttcccttccttccatGTATTTCTTACGAGGAGTCCCATGTGGGTTAGATTTTGAAGCCACTCAGTGTCCCAATCCTCCTTCCTACGTGCCCAGGGTATTTACAGACAATACAGACCGCATGACTTTTCTCCAGCGGGTGAAGAACCTGCTCTTTGacatcccaaatattttcctctgtgaTTTTGTCTTTCAATCCTACTCAAAACTGGCATCCGAGTTCCTGCAGCGGGAGGTGACTGTGCTGGATCTTTTACGCAAGGGCTCTGTTTGGCTCCTGAGGTTAGATTTTGTACTCGATTACCCAAGGCCTTTGATGCCCAACATCATTCCAATTGGAGGAGTAAACTGTGCTCACAAGGAGCTACATCAGGTGGGTGCCACTGTTTTTAGTTCTGGCTCTGATTGA